In one Silene latifolia isolate original U9 population chromosome 10, ASM4854445v1, whole genome shotgun sequence genomic region, the following are encoded:
- the LOC141606403 gene encoding uncharacterized protein LOC141606403, whose amino-acid sequence MLDSYSDLSENNYFDALEEIDDGNCVSCSSSSSSQFDVWVHNPESVETRRSKFFKWLGLDVDEITGYDSEESSDCDRGIKNVRSEGFQHELSTSMSSLSSLSCDDLSGSQGDFAHGVEDRIGGVEGDVDAQRPQMNPSSSSFSGEFLPVKNTDKDCSVGPTKKVKKWWLSRLRSFSCVTENGEESCEYDSTFQERIQRVKVHQSGKHSKDLSALYSGQTIQAHKGTILTMKFSPDGQFLASGGEDRIVRVWQVMELDRSIQRDIPNMDPSSVYFTMNQFSELKPLSTEKEKNTGLRRNSDSACVVLPPKVFRLSEKPVHEFGGHTSEILDLSWSNSNCLLSSSVDKTVRLWRVGHNHCLKVFPHNNYVTCVEFNPVDENHFISGSIDGKVRVWEISLCKVVYWTEIKDIVTAVCYRPDGRGGIIGSRSGSCRFFSISDYQLQLHAQISLHNKKKSSGKRITGFQFCPRDPSKVMISCADSQFRIVQGVDVIGKYKAKGARSSGTFSSAQFTSDGKRIISASEDSNVHIWKCADHDSRESSHVKKVKSSERFISNASIALPWPGLQNETRGNKHQNVAFRHGPSFSPINFSCGEDLFQESNYPKGSALWPEEKLLNPKKTSSIHKSEYKFLRTCQSKSDSHAWGMVIVTAGWDGKIRSFLNYGLPVPH is encoded by the exons ATGTTGGATTCATACAGTGATCTTAGTGAAAACAATTATTTTGATGCACTTGAGGAAATTGATGATGGGAATTGTGTGtcttgtagtagtagtagtagtagtcagTTTGATGTTTGGGTACACAATCCTGAAAGTGTCGAAACCCGTCGGAGTAAATTCTTTAAGTGGTTGGGGTTGGATGTAGATGAGATAACCGGTTATGATTCCGAAGAAAGTAGTGATTGTGATAGAGGGATTAAGAATGTTAGAAGTGAAGGTTTTCAACATGAGTTGTCAACAAGTATGTCTTCTTTGTCGAGTTTGTCGTGTGATGATTTGAGTGGTTCTCAGGGGGATTTTGCCCATGGAGTTGAGGATCGGATTGGAGGAGTTGAGGGTGATGTAGACGCTCAGCGGCCTCAGATGAACCCGAGTTCATCTTCATTTAGTGGGGAATTCTTGCCTGTTAAAAACACGGATAAGGATTGTTCCGTGGGGCCAACGAAGAAGGTGAAGAAATGGTGGCTCAGTAGATTACGGAGTTTTTCTTGTGTGACTGAAAACGGAGAGGAATCATGTGAGTATGATTCGACTTTCCAGGAAAGAATTCAGAGGGTAAAAGTTCATCAGTCTGGGAAGCATTCTAAGGATCTTTCCGCGCTTTACTCTGGTCAAACCATCCAAGCTCACAAAGGCACAATCTTGACGATGAAATTTAGTCCTGATGGACAATTTCTTGCTAGTGGTGGTGAAGATAGAATTGTGAGGGTTTGGCAAGTGATGGAGCTTGATAGATCAATTCAGAGAGATATTCCTAACATGGATCCGTCGTCTGTCTACTTCACGATGAATCAGTTCTCCGAATTGAAACCACTTAGTACCGAGAAAGAAAAAAACACCGGGTTGAGGAGAAACTCAGACTCTGCCTGTGTAGTCCTTCCTCCCAAGGTGTTCCGTCTGTCGGAGAAGCCAGTTCATGAGTTTGGAGGGCACACTAGTGAAATTTTGGATCTTTCATGGTCTAACAGTAAT TGCCTATTGTCATCATCAGTAGACAAAACTGTTCGGTTGTGGCGAGTTGGGCACAACCATTGCCTCAAAGTATTTCCTCATAACAATTACG TGACATGTGTTGAGTTTAATCCGGTGGATGAAAATCACTTCATTAGTGGATCGATAGATGGGAAAGTTCGTGTTTGGGAAATCTCTCTTTGTAAAGTCGTATATTGGACTGAAATTAAAGATATTGTCACTGCGGTCTGCTATCGCCCTGATGGTCGG GGAGGAATCATTGGCTCAAGATCAGGAAGTTGCCGGTTTTTCAGCATATCAG attATCAATTGCAGCTTCATGCTCAAATTTCGTTACACAACAAGAAAAAATCATCAGGGAAAAGGATAACCGGCTTCCAG TTCTGCCCCCGAGATCCAAGCAAAGTGATGATTTCTTGTGCTGATTCACAATTTAGAATAGTCCAAGGAGTAGATGTGATCGGCAAATACAAAGCCAAGGGTGCTCGAAGTTCTGGAACTTTTAGTTCAGCCCAGTTCACATCTGATGGAAAACGTATAATCTCAGCTTCTGAAGATTCTAATGTTCACATATGGAAGTGTGCTGACCACGACTCCAGAGAATCGTCGCACGTTAAGAAGGTTAAGTCATCAGAGCGGTTTATTTCCAATGCTTCTATTGCCCTGCCTTGGCCAGGGCTTCAAAATGAGACCCGAGGTAACAAACATCAAAATGTTGCCTTTCGCCATGGACCATCTTTTTCCCCCATCAATTTCTCATGTGGGGAAGATTTATTTCAAGAGTCAAACTATCCTAAAGGGTCGGCATTATGGCCCGAGGAAAAGCTTCTTAATCCAAAGAAAACCTCTTCCATACACAAATCCGAATACAAATTCCTTAGAACATGTCAAAGCAAGTCGGACTCCCATGCCTGGGGTATGGTCATTGTGACTGCAGGTTGGGACGGAAAGATTAGATCATTCCTTAATTACGGTTTACCCGTACCCCATTGA